GCGGCGACATGCTGTACTCGGGCGAGTTCTAAGAGAGTTCCGTCATGAAACGCCTTCTGCCGCTCGCCGCAGTGTTTGCCCTCGCCCCGGCCGCGCCGGTGCACGCCCAGCTGTTCGGGGGTGATACCGAGGCCCGCAACCAGATCATCCAGCTCCGGCAGGATGTCCAGGGCCAGATCGAGACCACCAGCCGCGGCCAGCTCGAGCTCGCCATGCAGAACGAACAGATGCGTGCCGAAGTGGCCCGCCTGCGTGGCCAGATCGAGCTGCTGATGAACGAGGTGGAAACGCTCAAGCAGCGGCAGAAGGATTTCTACGTCGATCTGGACGCGCGTCTGCGCCAGATCGAGACCGGCGGCAGCGCCGCGGCCCCGGCGAACGGGACCGCGGCGCCGGCCGGCGGCGCCGATCCGGCAGCCGAGTCGGCCGACTACGAGGC
This genomic stretch from Thauera sp. GDN1 harbors:
- the ybgF gene encoding tol-pal system protein YbgF yields the protein MKRLLPLAAVFALAPAAPVHAQLFGGDTEARNQIIQLRQDVQGQIETTSRGQLELAMQNEQMRAEVARLRGQIELLMNEVETLKQRQKDFYVDLDARLRQIETGGSAAAPANGTAAPAGGADPAAESADYEAALTLLKNGKSKEALAAFDSFTKRYPAGNFTAGAHFWAGNAAMQAKDVASAGRHFKTVLDKWPNENVAPDAMLGLANSQQAMGDATGARNTLKSLTERYPQSNAAQVARQRLATR